In Bombus affinis isolate iyBomAffi1 chromosome 8, iyBomAffi1.2, whole genome shotgun sequence, the following proteins share a genomic window:
- the LOC126919863 gene encoding BRCA1-associated protein isoform X2 yields MATKMRGRREPSKINMENCTNLTENQDSALPSQGTSKSSSTSRANSEENTYDDSEIAGASACACDQINFISGNPFVEVTKGIIHLYKENKLTDIHHAAERTQTICILSVPATMTCHDLLRFTAPCHQDVRHFRILRDGSPNQYMALITFKSANAATEFYGSFNGTPYNSFEPDVICHMVFVYSVEVTYNAMPLSGHTELPLCPVCLERMDESVDGILTILCNHTFHASCLAKWGDTSCPVCRYAQTPESFADSYCMECNTGESNDALWICLICGHIGCSRYHQGHAFQHYRETHHCYAMQLGNNRVWDYVGDNFVHRLLQNKDGKMVEGGPTATKAEGAAMEEKVDSVQLEFTYLLTSQLETQRQYFEDRLARLEQHSVLQTTELREKVGQVSEENAKTKEQLATLTREKQNVDKRLQQVSNKLVQVQAELTEEKELRKALELNQASWQDKYKMLQNEMTEYQKTKQTEITNLKEQVQDLMFYLDAQNKVENSELREEIASGRIVIPETSTSAKKNIRPSKSRKKR; encoded by the exons ATGGCTACTAAGATGAGGGGTCGCAGAGAACCATCCAAAATAAACATGGAAAATTGCACAAATCTTACAGAGAATCAAGACTCTGCACTTCCTTCTCAAGGAACTAGCAAATCTAGCTCAACATCTAGAGCTAATTCAGAGGAAAATACCTATGATGATTCAGAGATAGCTGGTGCAAGTGCCTGTGCCTGTGATCAAATCAATTTTATCTCTGGGAACCCATTTGTCGAAGTGACCAAAGGAATTATACACTTGTATAAGGAAAA CAAATTAACGGATATACACCATGCAGCAGAACGTACCCAAACTATCTGCATTCTCTCAGTTCCAGCTACAATGACCTGTCATGATCTTCTAAGGTTTACAGCACCTTGCCATCAAGATGTTCGGCATTTTAGGATACTTAGAGATGGTAGTCCCAATCAATATATGGCATTGATTACTTTCAAATCTGCT AATGCAGCAACAGAATTTTATGGTTCCTTTAATGGCACTCCATATAATTCTTTTGAACCAGATGTTATTTGTCACATGGTATTTGTGTACAGTGTAGAAgtgacatataacgctatgcctTTATCTGGACACACAGAATTACCACTTTGTCCAGTTTGTTTAGAGAGAATGGACGAAAGTGTTGACGGGATTTTAACAATATTATGCAACCATACATTTCATGCAAGTTGTTTAGCTAAATGGGGAGATACCTCATGTCCAGTTTGTAGATATGCTCAAACACCAGAATCATTTGCAGACAGTTACTGCATGGAATGTA aTACTGGAGAAAGCAATGATGCTTTATGGATTTGTCTAATATGTGGACATATAGGATGTTCGCGATATCACCAGGGACATGCTTTTCAGCACTATCGTGAGACACATCACTGTTATGCTATGCAATTAGGAAATAACAGAGTTTGGGATTATGTCGGAGATAATTTTGTTCATCGATTACTGCAAAATAAAGATGGAAAAATGGTTGAAGGTGGACCTACAGCAACTAAAGCTGAAGGAGCAGCAATGGAAGAAAAAGTAGATTCTGTACAGTTAGAATTTACGTATCTTTTAACATCGCAGTTGGAAACTCAACGACAGTATTTCGAGGATAGGTTAGCGCGATTAGAACAGCATTCTGTATTACAAACTACAGAACTTAGAGAAAAAGTGGGTCAAGTATCAGAAGAAAATGCCAAAACTAAG gAACAATTAGCAACATTGACTCGGGAGAAGCAAAATGTGGATAAACGACTACAGCAAGTTAGTAATAAATTGGTACAAGTACAAGCAGAATTAACTGAAGAAAAGGAACTAAGGAAAGCATTGGAATTAAATCAAGCCTCTTGGcaagataaatataaaatgcTGCAAAATGAAATGACCGAGTATCAAAAGACAAAGCAGACAGAAATAACGAATTTAAAAGAGCAAGTACAGGATTTAATGTTTTATCTTGATGCTCAAAATAAAGTCGAAAATTCAGAATTACGAGAAGAAATAGCTTCAGGTCGTATAGTAATTCCAGAAACCTCTACTTCTGCTAAAAAGAACATTCGACCTTCTAAATCTCGTAAAAAACGTTGA
- the LOC126919863 gene encoding BRCA1-associated protein isoform X1: MNSSPISVSLCVIRVEIIDEDSEESNGAMATKMRGRREPSKINMENCTNLTENQDSALPSQGTSKSSSTSRANSEENTYDDSEIAGASACACDQINFISGNPFVEVTKGIIHLYKENKLTDIHHAAERTQTICILSVPATMTCHDLLRFTAPCHQDVRHFRILRDGSPNQYMALITFKSANAATEFYGSFNGTPYNSFEPDVICHMVFVYSVEVTYNAMPLSGHTELPLCPVCLERMDESVDGILTILCNHTFHASCLAKWGDTSCPVCRYAQTPESFADSYCMECNTGESNDALWICLICGHIGCSRYHQGHAFQHYRETHHCYAMQLGNNRVWDYVGDNFVHRLLQNKDGKMVEGGPTATKAEGAAMEEKVDSVQLEFTYLLTSQLETQRQYFEDRLARLEQHSVLQTTELREKVGQVSEENAKTKEQLATLTREKQNVDKRLQQVSNKLVQVQAELTEEKELRKALELNQASWQDKYKMLQNEMTEYQKTKQTEITNLKEQVQDLMFYLDAQNKVENSELREEIASGRIVIPETSTSAKKNIRPSKSRKKR; this comes from the exons ATGAATTCTTCTCCTATTTCGGTGTCTCTCTGCGTTATTCGCGTCGAGATTATTGACGAGGATTCTGAAGAATCGAATG GCGCAATGGCTACTAAGATGAGGGGTCGCAGAGAACCATCCAAAATAAACATGGAAAATTGCACAAATCTTACAGAGAATCAAGACTCTGCACTTCCTTCTCAAGGAACTAGCAAATCTAGCTCAACATCTAGAGCTAATTCAGAGGAAAATACCTATGATGATTCAGAGATAGCTGGTGCAAGTGCCTGTGCCTGTGATCAAATCAATTTTATCTCTGGGAACCCATTTGTCGAAGTGACCAAAGGAATTATACACTTGTATAAGGAAAA CAAATTAACGGATATACACCATGCAGCAGAACGTACCCAAACTATCTGCATTCTCTCAGTTCCAGCTACAATGACCTGTCATGATCTTCTAAGGTTTACAGCACCTTGCCATCAAGATGTTCGGCATTTTAGGATACTTAGAGATGGTAGTCCCAATCAATATATGGCATTGATTACTTTCAAATCTGCT AATGCAGCAACAGAATTTTATGGTTCCTTTAATGGCACTCCATATAATTCTTTTGAACCAGATGTTATTTGTCACATGGTATTTGTGTACAGTGTAGAAgtgacatataacgctatgcctTTATCTGGACACACAGAATTACCACTTTGTCCAGTTTGTTTAGAGAGAATGGACGAAAGTGTTGACGGGATTTTAACAATATTATGCAACCATACATTTCATGCAAGTTGTTTAGCTAAATGGGGAGATACCTCATGTCCAGTTTGTAGATATGCTCAAACACCAGAATCATTTGCAGACAGTTACTGCATGGAATGTA aTACTGGAGAAAGCAATGATGCTTTATGGATTTGTCTAATATGTGGACATATAGGATGTTCGCGATATCACCAGGGACATGCTTTTCAGCACTATCGTGAGACACATCACTGTTATGCTATGCAATTAGGAAATAACAGAGTTTGGGATTATGTCGGAGATAATTTTGTTCATCGATTACTGCAAAATAAAGATGGAAAAATGGTTGAAGGTGGACCTACAGCAACTAAAGCTGAAGGAGCAGCAATGGAAGAAAAAGTAGATTCTGTACAGTTAGAATTTACGTATCTTTTAACATCGCAGTTGGAAACTCAACGACAGTATTTCGAGGATAGGTTAGCGCGATTAGAACAGCATTCTGTATTACAAACTACAGAACTTAGAGAAAAAGTGGGTCAAGTATCAGAAGAAAATGCCAAAACTAAG gAACAATTAGCAACATTGACTCGGGAGAAGCAAAATGTGGATAAACGACTACAGCAAGTTAGTAATAAATTGGTACAAGTACAAGCAGAATTAACTGAAGAAAAGGAACTAAGGAAAGCATTGGAATTAAATCAAGCCTCTTGGcaagataaatataaaatgcTGCAAAATGAAATGACCGAGTATCAAAAGACAAAGCAGACAGAAATAACGAATTTAAAAGAGCAAGTACAGGATTTAATGTTTTATCTTGATGCTCAAAATAAAGTCGAAAATTCAGAATTACGAGAAGAAATAGCTTCAGGTCGTATAGTAATTCCAGAAACCTCTACTTCTGCTAAAAAGAACATTCGACCTTCTAAATCTCGTAAAAAACGTTGA